Within Dictyostelium discoideum AX4 chromosome 4 chromosome, whole genome shotgun sequence, the genomic segment CCAAAGGTGATAAGATTAATTTAGCTATTCTATTGAAACAATTGGAAGAATGTGGAGCAGTTAGAGCACATCATTTCAGAGAGAGACAAACCTTTGGATTCGTACAATTTCTCGATAGTGACAGTGCAGACAATGCCATCGATCTATTGAACAATCAAGACATCGATGGTCAAATCATAACGGTAGAGCGTATCAAAAGAATTACACCAGGTAAGGATCCAAGAATTGCAAGTGTAGGATCACCACAATGCAGCTCCCTTCCAACCACACTACCATCCATGATTGAAAATAAACCAGACTCAACACTCGTTCTAAAGAATTTACCATTCAATTTGAAACAAGTCCAACTCCAAGAGATCTTGGAGGGCATCAACCCATCGGCACCACAATCTGTAAATTTCCACTATGATAACATTGGCGTCTTTAGAGGTATGGCCTTTGTAAAGTATAGATTGGTCGAAGACGCCGTCAAAGTATTCGATGCTCTAAATGGTACCGATGTACATGGTCGTAGAGTACGTTTGGAGTACAAACGAAAGGTATCCAAATCTTCAGAGATCCCTCAAGAGGTATTGGAGGATGAACAACTTCGTAGGGTTTGGGAGCAACTAAAAGAGTTTAAAGATGACCCATTGGCAACCGAAATCACTTTCAACTCTTTTACTGGCGTTCAAAGAATGTACATTCATAATATGGCTGAGAAATTAAAGTTATCTCATACCTCTGTTGGTGAAGAACCAAATAGGTCAATCGTtgtaacaaataaaaaatctttaatgGGTACTCCAACTCaagattcaattttattatcatcttctCCTCATCAAATTGGTGTCACTCTCGGTAGTGGTAGTACTGGTATACCTGCTACAACCCCCTCttcaactttaaataatagtctTGGTATTTCAAATCCTTCAAGTTTTAGTagtaattcttttaataataataatacaaataatcttataaatttaagtaataatagttttaataacaataacaatagtaatactGGTAGTTTATCAACTACTCCAACTTCAATAGGTGTtggtttaatttcatcatctttaaGTCAAACTCAAAATCAAACTCAAAATCAAactcaaaatcaacaaaatcaaattcaaaatcaaactcaaaatcaacaaaatcaaaatagtATTAGTTTTAATAGTACTATAGGTTTTAATATAAACAGAGTAAAATTAAGcggtaataataacaataataataatagtaacggCAATAGTAGTGGTGTAGGCACAACAGTTTTAAATAGTCATATTGGTTTCAATGTTGTAAATCCAATTAATGGAATTGGCGCaagtgtaaataataataacaataataataataatggttcaaCGACTCAAACCCCAAATAactcattaaataatagtaatttcaTGTCATTTAGTAACATTGGTGGTGATTCTAAATTTGGATCATCATGGGAaaaatcatcaccaattaaccaacaacaacagcaaccaccacaacaaacaGCAAGTTTTTTAACTATCAAAGGATTCCGAGATAGATCCTATTCAGCATCAGCTATATCATCAGATATTGATCTTTCATCTCCCAATTGGAGAAATACAAATTCATCAACAGCAAATTCatttggtttaattggtTCAACTTCCAATAGTAATACTAGTAATATTACTAatggttttaatatttcaaataataataataataataataataataataataataataataataataataataataataataataataataataataataataataacaacaacaataataatagtaataatatcattattaatagtaaaaataataattttaatagtaataatatattatcacCAACCCCTCCTTCATCTTATAACAGTCCAATTACTATTAGTAGTGGTATTAATGGTAacaatagttttaataataataataataataacagtagTGGTATTTTCATTCCAAAttcatcaccaaataatataataagtaataatagtattaattttagtggaaatagtaatagttttaattctCCAATTTTACGTCAACCAAGAGGCCCAGATGGAACAAAAGGATTTTCTGATAATTATCGCGCTACAAGAAAATTGGGTCAAAGTCCTGCCTCTTCTTCACCATTAATTAActgattgatttaattcaatcaatACATTCCTTTCTcgactaataataataataataatattatcacaatagtttaaaattattaatcttttaataatgatcatTGTTCgcataataaataataaaaatacaaatataaaaacaaaatatcaGATTCacttttaaagaaataaaaaaaaaaaaaaaaataagaaaaaaaaaaattatatatatatatttatactAAAAACAACATTGGAGAAATTCCGATCAAATCtatctatttaaaaaaaaaaaaaaaataataataataatataataacaacaaaacacataaataaaaaactatacGACCGTTTATGattgtaattatttataataattttattattttatttttattttaattgtttttaaaattcaccACCACTTTGAGAAATAACTGATGCTTCATCCCATGGACCATTAATTTCGctaaaataagaaaaaaaaaaaagttagttAAATGTGGGAAAAGTgtgaataataaatttttttgaaaaaacttactttttatatttttgaatGAAAATTAACCAAAGTGGACAAACAAAAGTGATTGTACCAATGATaccaatataaattaaagcCAATAATTTACTCATACCAAGTAGTAAAAGACTACAAGTTACACATAGTATAACTGTTAAACCAACATGTAATTCCATTGAATGTCTTTTTAAATGGTGTCTAAATATTGGAAATAAGGCAAACGTTTCAATTGCataagaaattaaaacaaaaacatgAATATTTGATGGTAATCTAGATCCTAATAATACTGATGCAAAAATTGCTGCATTTAATGAAACTGGTGCTGAAAATCTAAaacatatttattaataaattaaattaaattaaattaaataaaactaaataaaaaattaatttataattatatttacttTTGAGATTCATTATTTGTGTAACCATAATCATGGAAAAATAAATGagccaataataaaataaatgttaaTGCCCAAATTGTATCATCGCTAAATGAGTTTGTCAATGTTCTCAATACTGGTGATAATCCATAAACtgtaccaaataataatataatatgtAAAAAACTTGATCTAATTGataaaactattttatttttaaattataatattagtatactaatttttaatcttattattattattattattattattattattattattattattattattattattatagattACAATTTGCAGAAGGatcaatgataatgatagcAATATAACCTAATACAAGGAAACCACCAGCCATTGCAACCAAGAATGGTAATGTGAGTGTATGTTTTAATGAATGAAAGAATATGATTGCAAATAGAATTACACTTGTTATTTGTTGAGATACTGTGAAACTATCTAAAACTACTGTCCAGAAAtcatattttataaaatttgcATTTTGTACTAATCCTATTAAAAATGTTTCATCTGTATAATTATCTGAATATGGTTGTTTTTCGTATAGATTCTTTTTCCATTTattatctatattattattattattgttattattattattattattattattattattattattattatttgtattatttgcaCTATTTATATTGATATTCGTTTGTAcaggtgatgatgatgatgatgaagaagatgacgcatttatattattaataatacgaTGATTTAAGTGGTGATCATTCATTTTTGTATGATCATTTGTTTTTCTATccaattattatatatatatcccTCTTTGAATAATAGCAATGTTGTGGTGAAAATCGAAAGTTGTATAATTGCgagaataaaaaagtaaaaataaattttttttttttaatttttttttttttttttttttttttttttttttttttttttttttttttattaatgtcaaatatatttattatattacaaTTGTAATCTTATTTTTGTAACAgtggaaataaaataaaaaaaataaataaaaataaaaataaaagtgaaTGTTTTAACTGAttctaattaaaaatagttttttttatttttttaatttaaaaataaaaatctaaaattttcaacaaaatttttttttttttgtttttttttttgttgttataaatttattacaaaatGGTAAgctttataaaattatatcttttttaaataaatcaattactaTGTTTATTAACCTATCATtccttttaataaataaaaatataaatataaatcaagTTTAAACTTTCatcaaatgatattaataataaattagaaaaattagGATCAGAGGATATTGGTAGCAGCAGTagtagttttaataataataataataatgaagatggtGTAAAGAAATATACATCACCAATTAAAGTAATTGGAGTTCAAGGTAATAGTTGTATTGGATTTTCACCAGATGATAGTAGATTTGCATTTGTTTCTGGAAATGGTTCAATTTATATTGCAAAAGATATGAAGAATGAtagttttgaaattgaaaatgtattAACAGGTCATTCACATTCCGTagattgtttattatttcatcCAAAAGAACCAATACTTGTTTCTGGTGGCTTTGACGGTATATTTATTTGGGATTATCTAAaaggttttattattaaaaagtataaactttttttttttttttttttttaaaaaaaaaaataataatattaacctaaatctattttttataataataataattaataattaaagagTTTTAACACATAAAGATATAGATTCACATGATTCAAAAGTTGAAGCATTAGCATGGTTATATAATGGAACATCATTAGTTACAGGTAGTAAAGATTCTACGATAAAGATATGGGATTTTATGGAACAAGGATATCCATTATTAGAGACTATAACAGCACATAAAGCCCCAGTAACATGTTTTTCAGTTAATAATGAAAGTAATATACTTGCAAGTGCTGGACGTGATTCATCGGTTAAAGTTTGGGATATATCAACATTAAGACCAGAATTTAGAAGTAAGAGATCAGATGATTCATCAATAAAAGTAACGATTCAATCAACATTGGAAGGGCATATGGGTGACGTTGTTTCAATGTATTTCAGTAGGGATGGGTCAATGTTATTTTCAGGTGCAcgtgataatgaaattaaagtttGGAGTATTAAAGAACAATCGGAAATTAGATCCATTAAACAACATAAAGGTGATGTTACATGTTTAAAACTTTTAGGTAAAGATCAATCAATTCTAATGACCTCTTCAATCGATGGTACTGTTAAATCCATTAGATTgggtaaaattaaatcactAATTGGTAATGATGTATTACAAATTGAAGAGTTAACTAAAGAAGCACAAATCATTGAATCTCAAGCTATATCTGGAAATATTCATATTAATTCCATTAGTGATATCAATGATCCAAATGCTGGTGAATATTTAGATATTGGTTTAGGTAgtggtattggtattggtggtgATAATGGCGTTGGTAGtgataaagataaagttTTATTCTCTTTTGAACTACACGatggtattggtattggtacAATGACATTTAGCAATTCATTAAAACTTGTGGCAACTTCAGCTGATCGTTCAATTAGAATTTGGAGATTGCCAACCTCAAATTATTCTGATAAACCAATATTAATTCATGAGTTTGTTGGTCATAGAGGTCCTGTAAATAGTGTTCAAATCCTACCAAATTCAAACTCAATCCTATCTGGTAGTACAGATTATAATGTTTTCCTATACAATTTAAATACAATGAAAAGAGAAatggtttttaattttgaaggTTCAGTTTATACAATGTGTGTTggttcaaaaaataatcaaactgTTGTTTTCGTTGGTGGTAATCATTATGATATTAAAggttatttaattaatcaaaatgatgaaaatagcaataataataatcaattaccaATTGTACAATTTAATGGACATAGTGGTAAAGTTCAAACAATTGCGATTAATCCAGATTGTACAATGTTAGTAAGTGGTGGTAATGATTTTGATATATTAGTTTGGCAAATTAAAATGCCATATGTTTATCGTGGTGGTGATGAGTTtaatcaattacaaaaacctattaataaacaatcatTTCATAAAGGTCATATCACTGGTTTATGTTTTAGTGATAatggtaaatatttaatttcatcaagtACTGATCATTCAATTGTGCTTTGGACTGTAAATTCAAATGGaaagaaaattaatagagaaattacaattgaaaatgcTCATAATAGCGTTGTATCGGCAATTTCATTTGGCCATGGTCAAATCTCTTCACAATTCTTTTATTCTGGTAGTTGGGAAGGTTCAATTAGAGTTTTTGATACAAGTAATCTAAAGAAAtgttcaaaatcaattcatGAATTTAAAGCTCATAATTCTCGTTTATCAAGTTTAACAGTTTCATCTGATGGTTCAATTTTAATCGCTTCATTTTCTGATGGTatcattaaaacattttcatCGGTTCGTCCTTGGTCCCCAATTGCTATTTACTCTCCAAATGAAAGTACTAGTTGTAATGCTTTATCttcaaatttttcattttttgttaGTGGTTCTGATAATGGTTTAATTAGATGTTGGCCAACTGGTAATgaacaaattaattaaaaaaaaaaaaaaaaaaaaaaaaaaaaaaaaaaaaaaaaagaaaaatttaaaaataataaaataatgaatatataaagaaaaaaaaaaaaagaatttaatgtaaaataattataaaatttatttatttaaatagttttttttttttttttttttttttttttttttttttttacttttttttttttaaaaaaaagtatagaaagtaatattacaaatttatataggataatttaccaattaataaataaaaataagataatttttaatttttatctaTATTGTGGTAAAATTTCACATTCATTAGTGTGTAAATTACATTCTTTTTCACCATCATAGCATGTGTAAACATTTCcagataaatattttaattttggatcATGTAAACTTGAAGTAGAATGATTACAGAAAGATGTTGAAGGAATTAAACAAATTGGACAACATAAAAGAacatttttttcttttgccATTTTACGATCTATATAACGTGCAACTGGACGGTGAGAAGTTAaacataataatttatctacTTTATCACATCTTACACCTGAACattcatcattaatttcttcaacctcttcaatttcaccattaattgttataatattattaaataggaataatacaattgataatataaataataatttatatataaatttcatttttttttctttacagtaaaaccttttttttttttccaaacaataattccttttttttttttctatacaaaaattactttttttttttttgtttttataaaaaaaagtttataaatatgactataataaaatttaaataatttttaaatttttatagttgaattacttttttttaaaaaaaaaaaaataaaataatattaaataaaaatatttaataaatattaatttaaaattaaaagaaatatcttttactaaaaataaaatgtaaatttataatttgattatttttgtGCTTTTagatctttttaaaaaaattaaaaaaaatacccaGACTTGTTGGGTTATATGACAaaacattaataaaaaatgtggtttgtcttttaaattttataaagttttatttattttttttttctttttttttttttgttttgtttgaactggtgaaaataataacacaTTTACTAAACTTGTCAAAGTTGTAAAGATTTTGATgtatagtttttaattttgcaacaaaaaaaaaataataaaaaaattaaaaagtgtttaaaaaaaaaaaaaaaaaaaaaaaatgggtgaATGTATAATATATGATtaatatatctttttttttattttatttattttttttatttttttttatttatttattttttatttaaaaaaaactcttttattttaaaagaatgtATGTACAAATGTTTAGAAtaagttttaattattatttaccaattaaaaaattaaaaaaaaaaatcaaataattaaaaaagtataattatttaattgttttaattggaattttttttgatgctg encodes:
- the pigC gene encoding GlcNAc transferase; the protein is MNDHHLNHRIINNINASSSSSSSSSPVQTNININSANNTNNNNNNNNNNNNNNNNNNNNIDNKWKKNLYEKQPYSDNYTDETFLIGLVQNANFIKYDFWTVVLDSFTVSQQITSVILFAIIFFHSLKHTLTLPFLVAMAGGFLVLGYIAIIIIDPSANFLSIRSSFLHIILLFGTVYGLSPVLRTLTNSFSDDTIWALTFILLLAHLFFHDYGYTNNESQKFSAPVSLNAAIFASVLLGSRLPSNIHVFVLISYAIETFALFPIFRHHLKRHSMELHVGLTVILCVTCSLLLLGMSKLLALIYIGIIGTITFVCPLWLIFIQKYKNEINGPWDEASVISQSGGEF